From Parus major isolate Abel linkage group LGE22, Parus_major1.1, whole genome shotgun sequence, one genomic window encodes:
- the LOC117245578 gene encoding LOW QUALITY PROTEIN: keratin, type II cytoskeletal 1-like (The sequence of the model RefSeq protein was modified relative to this genomic sequence to represent the inferred CDS: inserted 1 base in 1 codon; substituted 1 base at 1 genomic stop codon) — protein sequence MEGPVMAVVVALVVEREAQGMEEAQDMEGALAGEAPSLEVMEDPVMAVVVALVVEKEAQGMEEAQDQVETELNHTEKFVQEFRCRYEQEVNRCTTPESSFMLLKKDMDCVQLTKAELEAKVETLKKEMEFLKCIFAQKKSELERSPCGASVIVKMDNSQALDLGGILRGMEHWHEGIAXESKSQLEALYXARLKFQELEEEKWRDFKKLKSHQQEMKELRFEIQRRQCDLENMKEQVSSLQESPGDIEQQGGRALTDAWGRHNELQDELPKASDDLAWMLHYSQELWNGKMALDIESATCKTQLEGEESRMCLGSPVGVCK from the exons ATGGAGGGTCCAGTTATGGCAGTGGTGGTTGCATTGGTGGTGGAGAGGGAGGCTCAGGGTATGGAGGAAGCTCAGGATATGGAGGGGGCTCTGGCAGGAGAGGCTCCATCTCTGGAGGTCATGGAGGATCCAGTTATGGCAGTGGTGGTTGCATTGGTGGTGGAGAAGGAGGCTCAGGGTATGGAGGAAGCTCAG GACCAGGTGGAGACAGAGCTGAACCACACAGAGAAGTTTGTGCAGGAGTTCAGGTG CAGATATGAGCAGGAAGTGAACAGATGCACTACACCTGAGAGCAGCTTCATGTTGCTGAAGAAG GACATGGACTGTGTCCAGCTGACCAAGGCAGAGTTAGAAGCAAAGGTGGAAACCCTAAAGAAGGAGATGGAGttcctgaaatgtatttttgctcAG AAAAAGTCTGAGCTGGAGAGAAGTCCCTGTGGTGCCTCTGTCATTGTGAAAATGGACAACAGCCAAGCCCTGGACTTGGGGGGCATCCTCAGGGGCATGGAGCACTGGCATGAGGGTATAG TGGAAAGCAAATCCCAGTTGGAAGCACTGTACTGAGCCAGGTTAA AGTTCCAAGAGCTTGAGGAGGAAAAGTGGAGGGACTTCAAGAAGCTGAAGTCCCACCAGCAAGAGATGAAAGAACTGAGATTTGAGATCCAAAGAAGACAATGTGACCTGGAAAACATGAAGGAACag GTGTCGTCTTTGCAAGAATCACCTGGTGACATTGAGCAGCAAGGGGGTCGTGCTCTCACAGATGCCTGGGGGAGGCACAATGAGCTGCAAGATGAGCTCCCAAAGGCCAGTGATGATCTGGCATGGATGCTGCACtattcccaggagctgtggaatGGCAAGATGGCCCTGGATATTGAGAGTGCAACCTGCAAGACTCAGCTGGAGGGTGAGGAAAGCAG